The proteins below are encoded in one region of Neisseria bacilliformis:
- a CDS encoding barstar family protein, translated as MPTIPHFTQSSPAAPNRLTITISLRHLASHAALIRRLAQALAFPQPCPNASALDDLMRDLAWLPETHIHIRFQHLNQLYAQNPTLARHTADHLATWRDYWQQPHHGKTVCIDD; from the coding sequence ATCCCAACCATACCCCACTTCACCCAATCCTCCCCCGCCGCCCCCAACCGCCTCACCATAACCATCAGCCTGCGCCACCTCGCCAGCCATGCCGCCCTTATCCGCCGCCTCGCCCAAGCCCTCGCCTTCCCCCAGCCCTGCCCCAATGCCAGCGCACTCGACGACCTCATGCGCGACCTCGCATGGCTGCCCGAAACCCACATCCACATCCGCTTCCAACACCTCAACCAACTGTACGCCCAAAATCCCACCCTCGCCCGCCACACCGCCGACCACCTCGCCACATGGCGCGACTACTGGCAACAGCCACACCACGGCAAAACCGTCTGCATCGATGATTAA